Within the Luteimonas sp. JM171 genome, the region AGGCCATGGAGCGCCTGGAGCGTGAAATCCTCGCCGGACTCGGCTTCGACGACCCCTATCTGGACGCTTGAAACCGGGCCGGCCGCCCCGACTTCCGGGCAATCCTTTCCGCTAGACTTGGACCGTCACCCACACGGGCGCCCATGCAACCGCAATGCCAGAAGACGACAGTAGACCTTCACAGGAACCTCCAGACAAACGCCGGGGCTGGCTGGACCGCATCAGCTCGGCCCTTTCCGGCGAACCCACCACCAGGGAAGACCTGGTTGAAATCCTGCGCGATGCCCAGGCCGAGGGCCTGATCCAGGAAGACACGTTGCGCACCATGGAAGGGGCGATGGCGATCTCGGAGATGACGGTGGGCGACGCGATGATCGCGCGCTCGCAGATGGTCTCCGTGCCGATCGACGCGAGCTACGACGAGGTGCTGGAGCTGGTGGTGGAGTCCGGCCATTCGCGGTTCCCGGTGCACGGCGAGGACAAGGACGAGGTGCTGGGCATCCTGCTGGCCAAGGACCTGCTGCGTGGCGCCCTCCCCGGCGCCACGCCGCCGAGCCTGCGCGAGCTGCTGCGGCCTGCGGTGCTGATTCCCGAGTCCAAGCGGCTGGACATCCTGCTGCGCGAGTTCCGCCAGTCGCG harbors:
- a CDS encoding transporter associated domain-containing protein, giving the protein MPEDDSRPSQEPPDKRRGWLDRISSALSGEPTTREDLVEILRDAQAEGLIQEDTLRTMEGAMAISEMTVGDAMIARSQMVSVPIDASYDEVLELVVESGHSRFPVHGEDKDEVLGILLAKDLLRGALPGATPPSLRELLRPAVLIPESKRLDILLREFRQSRNHMAIVIDEYGGVAGLITIEDVLEEIVGEIDDEYDLAEDSEALIAAQADGQFLVDALTPIEDFNERFGSDFGDDEYDTIGGLVTAAIGHLPEAGEELTLGRFGFRVARADSRRLHALHVSVHPEAEEA